The following coding sequences lie in one Phragmites australis chromosome 8, lpPhrAust1.1, whole genome shotgun sequence genomic window:
- the LOC133927473 gene encoding signal peptide peptidase-like 5, which translates to MLAAAAVLALLMASALSGAAAGGDIVHHDDEAPKIPGCSNDFVLVKVQSWVSGKEDDEFVGVGARFGPKIVSKEKHANRIKLTLADPIESCSPLKHKVSGDVILVQRGKCKFTKKAKFAEAAGASGIIIINHVHELYKMVCEKNETDLDIHIPSVLLPKDAGDTLRTLLTSGNAVSVQLYSPDRPVVDTAEVFLWLMAVGTVLGASYWSAWSAREAVIEQEKLLKDGHESLLNVEDGGSSGIVDINVASAIMFVVVASCFLMMLYKLMSYWFVELLVVIFCIGGVEGLQTCLVALLSRWFKPAAESFVKVPFVGAVSHLTLAICPFCIVFAVLWAVYRQKPYAWIGQDILGIALIVTVIQIVRVPNVKVGSVLLSCAFLYDIFWVFVSKTWFHESVMIVVARGDKTDEDGVPMLLKIPRMFDPWGGYSVIGFGDILLPGLLVAFALRYDFAAKKRFQSGYFLWSMVAYGSGLLTTYVALNLMDGHGQPALLYIVPFTLGTLIALGFKRGELRNLWFKGEPERVCTHTLSSSSN; encoded by the exons ATGTTGGCCGCCGCGGCGGTCCTGGCGCTGCTGATGGCGTCCGCGCTGTCGGGGGCTGCGGCCGGTGGCGACATCGTCCACCACGACGACGAGGCCCCCAAGATCCCCGGATGCTCCAACGATTTCGTCCTG GTAAAAGTGCAAAGTTGGGTCAGCGGCAAAGAGGATGACGAGTTTGTTGGTGTTGGTGCTCGCTTTGGTCCCAAAATCGTCTCCAAGGAAAAGCACGCAAACCGAATTAAACTCACTCTGGCAGACCCTATTGAGAGCTGCTCTCCTTTGAAACACAAG GTTTCTGGAGATGTTATATTAGTTCAAAGGGGCAAGTGCAAATTCACAAAAAAAGCAAAGTTTGCTGAAGCTGCAGGTGCTTCTGGTATAATAATCATAAACCATGTCCACG AACTGTACAAGATGGTCTGTGAAAAGAACGAAACAGATCTTGATATACATATACCTTCAGTTCTCCTGCCAAAAGATGCAGGTGACACTTTACGTACACTTCTTACGAGTGGTAACGCAG TTTCTGTGCAGCTGTACTCTCCAGACCGTCCTGTAGTCGATACAGCAGAGGTGTTTCTATGGCTTATGGCCGTTGGTACAGTCCTTGGTGCTTCATACTGGTCAGCGTGGAGTGCTAGAGAAGCAGTTATTGAACAAGAGAAGCTCCTGAAG GATGGCCATGAAAGCCTACTGAATGTTGAGGATGGAGGTTCTAGTGGCATTGTAGATATCAATGTGGCATCGGCGATAATGTTTGTGGTGGTTGCATCATGCTTCTTAATGATGCTTTACAAGCTGATGTCTTATTGGTTTGTGGAGCTACTGGTGGTAATCTTCTGCATCGGTGGTGTAGAG GGTCTGCAAACATGCTTGGTGGCTCTGTTATCAAG ATGGTTTAAACCTGCTGCGGAATCTTTTGTGAAAGTACCGTTCGTTGGAGCTGTTTCACATCTTACTCTGGCAATTTGCCCATTTTGCATTGTATTTGCTGTTCTGTGGGCTGTTTACCGCCAAAAGCCCTATGCTTGGATTGGGCAAGATATTCTT GGTATTGCACTGATAGTTACTGTCATCCAAATTGTCAGAGTACCTAACGTCAAG GTGGGTTCAGTTCTTCTCAGCTGCGCCTTCTTGTATGACATCTTCTGGGTATTCGTCTCCAAGACGTGGTTTCATGAGAGTGTGATGATTGTG GTTGCCCGTGGTGATAAgactgatgaagatggtgtgcccatgttgctaaaaatccCACGAATGTTTGATCCATGGGGTGGATACAGCGTCATTGGCTTTGGTGATATCCTTCTCCCTGGGCTGTTAGTTGCTTTTGCACTTAG ATATGATTTTGCTGCCAAGAAGAGATTTCAGTCTGGTTACTTCTTGTGGTCAATGGTGGCCTATGGTTCTG GACTTCTTACCACATATGTTGCGCTGAACCTGATGGATGGGCATGGCCAACCTGCCCTTCTTTACATCGTGCCCTTCACGCTCG GCACGTTGATAGCGCTTGGGTTTAAGAGAGGGGAGCTGCGAAACCTGTGGTTCAAGGGAGAGCCAGAGAGAGTATGCACGCAtactctctcttcttcctcaaatTAG
- the LOC133927475 gene encoding uncharacterized protein LOC133927475: MDEEGGGDEEGGGGSFVLRSGVRAGLKREFAFAIASQAALSSSSAPLGRTRRSSRALNPQSSSSSSTPDPNPKPKRPRPPDPPQEDAPAPGGHHEGDALEQPGPVLALMAAAEPSPQPPPPLLSTPPPHAHAHAHAHADDADPAHHANIIIPPESPPRRITRSMLLKPPPPHTPATPPAHNAPPLKPKPEPPEEEAIRRRFTRSLLLKDKDSNDDDLSGTTTASNSSSPSPNTTTTSINSNKGISLNTNKIPTNLRELLATGLLEGQPVKYIMRKGKRAVLRGVIKRIGILCSCSSCKGRKVVSPYYFEVHAGSTKKHPSDYIFLENGNNLHDILRACTNATLDMLESAIQKVIGPAPQKRTFRCQTCKSSFSTLCSGKFASLCDSCLESKGAKNSTRSSKIGRSSTSSAKGCKSSSPGAKTASAGRLTRKDKGLHKVVFMSGVLPEGTDVGYYVGGKRLLDGYIKELGIYCHCCNTVVSPSQFEAHAGRAARRKPYHNIYMSNGVSLHELSISLSKGQKISNRQSDDLCSICSDGGQLLLCDTCPRAFHRECVSLSATPKGTWCCRYCENRQQRESCLAYNNNAIAAGRIEGVDPLEQIFTRSIRIATTPETGFGGCALCKLHDFSKKKFSTRTVLLCDQCGREYHVGCLKEHNMADLTALPEGAWYCSTNCVRINQTLQDLLSRGAEPVSIVDVDLIKKKREEKGLNEDGDLGVRWRVLKDKSSADSKLVLSKAVAIFHESFDPIIQITTGRDLIPAMVYGRSVRDQDYTGMYCAVLTVGNAVVSAGLFRIMGSEIAELPLVATSRDSQGLGYFQVLFACIERLLASLEVKHFVLPAAEEAESIWTERFGFTKISQDELREYLKGGRTTVFQGTSTLHKLVPRT; the protein is encoded by the exons ATGGacgaggagggcggcggcgacgaggagggcggcggcggctccttcGTCCTGCGCTCCGGCGTCCGCGCCGGCCTCAAGCGCGAATTCGCCTTCGCCATCGCCTCCCAGGCCGCCCTTTCTTCTTCATCGGCACCCCTCGGCCGCACCCGCCGCTCATCCCGCGCCCTCAACCCCcaatcctcttcctcctcctccacccccgACCCCAATCCCAAGCCCAAGCGCCCGCGCCCACCAGATCCTCCCCAAGAGGACGCCCCCGCCCCTGGAGGACACCATGAGGGGGACGCTCTCGAGCAGCCGGGTCCCGTGCTCGCCTTGATGGCTGCTGCTGAGCCCAGCCCtcagccgccgccaccgctgcttTCGACTCCACCCCCCCACGCCCACGCCCACGCCCACGCCCACGCGGATGATGCGGATCCCGCACACCACGCCAACATCATCATCCCGCCGGAGTCGCCGCCCAGGCGGATCACGCGCTCCATGCTCCTCAAGCCTCCGCCTCCTCACACCCCCGCTACTCCTCCTGCCCACAATGCGCCTCCACTCAAGCCCAAACCGGAGCCACCGGAGGAAGAGGCAATCAGGAGGCGCTTCACCAGATCACTCCTGCTCAAGGACAAGGACAGCAACGACGACGACCTCTCAGGTACCACCACCGCCAGCAATTCCTCCTCACCTTCacccaacaccaccaccaccagtatCAACAGCAACAAGGGGATCTCCCTAAATACAAACAAGATCCCCACCAACCTCAGGGAGCTGCTCGCCACTGGCCTGCTCGAAGGCCAGCCCGTCAAGTACATCATGAGGAAAGGCAAG CGAGCAGTACTTCGGGGAGTTATCAAACGTATTGGCATACTGTGCTCTTGTTCTTCATGCAAAGGCCGAAAA GTCGTTTCACCTTACTATTTTGAGGTGCATGCTGGGAGTACCAAAAAGCACCCTTCCGATTACATTTTCCTGGAAAATGGAAATAATCTGCATGATATATTGAGGGCATGCACAAATGCTACCTTAGACATGTTGGAGTCTGCAATACAGAAGGTGATAGGCCCAGCACCTCAGAAGAGGACGTTCAGATGCCAAACATGCAAAA GTTCATTTAGTACACTCTGCAGTGGGAAATTTGCTTCTTTATGCGATTCATGTCTCGAGTCCAAGGGAGCTAAGAATAGTACCAG GTCATCAAAAATTGGACGAAGCTCAACTTCGTCTGCTAAGGGATGTAAGAGTTCATCCCCAGGAGCAAAAACTGCGAGTGCAGGCAGGCTTACAAGAAA GGATAAGGGGTTGCATAAGGTGGTTTTCATGAGCGGTGTTTTACCAGAGGGCACTGATGTTGGCTACTATGTTGGTGGAAAG AGGTTACTGGATGGATATATAAAGGAACTTGGGATCTATTGTCATTGCTGCAACACAGTG GTTAGTCCTTCACAGTTTGAAGCTCATGCTGGTCGAGCTGCTCGACGCAAACC TTACCACAACATATACATGTCAAATGGTGTTTCACTGCATGAGCTGTCAATTTCACTTTCAAAAGGTCAAAAGATATCGAACAGACAAAGTGATGACTTGTGCAGCATCTGTTCAGATGGTGGGCAGCTTCTCCTTTGTGATACCTGCCCAAGGGCTTTTCACAGAG AATGTGTTAGCTTGTCTGCTACCCCAAAGGGAACTTGGTGTTGCCGATATTGTGAGAATAGGCAACAGAGGGAAAGTTGTTTGGCATATAACAACAATGCAATAGCTGCTGGGAGGATTGAAGGAGTTGATCCCTTGGAGCAAATATTTACGCGGTCCATACGTATTGCTACAACACCTGAGACTGGATTTGGCGGTTGTGCACTGTGCAA GCTCCATGATTTCAGCAAAAAGAAATTCAGTACCCGGACCGTGCTGCTCTGTGACCAG TGTGGGAGAGAATATCATGTTGGTTGCCTGAAGGAACATAACATGGCTGATTTGACG GCATTGCCTGAGGGAGCATGGTATTGTTCCACCAACTGTGTGAGGATTAACCAGACACTGCAAGACTTACTTAGCCGTGGAGCAGAACCTGTTTCTATTGTGGATGTAGATCTTATAAAGAAGAAGCGTGAAGAGAAAGGTTTAAATGAGGATGGTGACCTTGGTGTTAGATGGAGAGTTTTGAAGGACAAGAGTTCAGCAGATAGTAAATTGGTGCTCTCCAAAGCTGTTGCGATTTTCCAT GAATCATTTGATCCCATTATCCAGATTACAACTGGGCGAGACCTCATTCCAGCCATGGTTTATGG GAGGAGTGTAAGGGATCAAGATTACACAGGAATGTATTGTGCTGTGTTAACTGTGGG CAATGCTGTAGTTTCTGCGGGTCTTTTCCGCATCATGGGTAGTGAAATTGCTGAGCTGCCATTGGTTGCTACAAGTAGGGATAGCCAAGGCTTG GGGTATTTCCAAGTGCTTTTCGCCTGCATAGAACGATTGTTGGCATCTTTGGAGGTGAAACATTTTGTGCTACCAGCTGCAGAGGAAGCAGAGTCTATCTGGACAGAGCGGTTTGGGTTCACAAAGATAAGCCAGGATGAG CTGCGTGAATACCTCAAGGGTGGACGAACAACCGTGTTCCAGGGAACATCAACCCTTCACAAGCTGGTCCCCAGGACGTGA
- the LOC133927474 gene encoding ABC transporter G family member 28-like, whose amino-acid sequence MARLLLLLLLSAATAAAAVNPRRSLAAQTRGDVASLAAGSPMVAGVMNDRLKSITTSFAQQMGREFHYCIKNMDDEWNTAFNFSSDPTFLTNCMKETNGDLPQRVCTAAEMKFYFESFLEGNGKKNYVRPNKNCNLTSWIDGCEPGWACSAGKEQQVNLQDAVNFPSRTLDCRGCCAGFFCPHGLTCMIPCPLGAYCPGSTLNKTTGVCDPYNYQPPPGKPNHTCGGADRWADVVSTDDVFCPAGYYCPSTIKKLSCSSGFYCRKGSTSQTKCFNKGSCKPNSVNQDITIFGALLVGALSLVLLIIYNFSGQLLINREKKQAKSREAAARHARETAQARERWKSAKDVAKKHAVGLQSSLSRTFSRKKTLRTHEPSKGGTGLPPTESDAGPLKESGGDKNNLTDMMRSLEENPEKGEGFNVEIGEKKKTKGRHAHTQSQIFKYAYGQIEKEKAMEQQNQNLTFSGVILMATEDDIKKRPSIEIAFKDLTLTLKGSKKKLLRSVTGKLMPGRVAAVMGPSGAGKTTFLSAIAGKATGCETTGMILINGKLEPIRAYKRIIGFVPQDDIVHGNLTVQENLWFNARCRLSADMSKADKVLVVERVIESLGLQAVRDSLVGTVEQRGISGGQRKRVNVGLEMVMEPSVLILDEPTSGLDSASSLLLLRALRREALEGVNISMVVHQPSYTLYKMFDDLILLAKGGMTVYHGPVKKVEEYFAGLGIVVPDRVNPPDYYIDILEGIVKPNSNAPVNVKDLPIRWMLHNGYEVPRDMLQSASDAESSFRGGGDHALGDDSGQSIAGEVWGNVRDIVGQKKDEYDYNKSSENLSNRRTPGILRQYKYYLGRCGKQRLREARIQGVDYLILGLAGICLGTLAKVSDETFGALGYTYTVIAVSLLCKIGALRSFSLEKIHYWRERDSGMSSLAYFLSKDTIDHFNTIIKPMVYLSMFYFFNNPRSSIWENYVVLVALVYCVTGIGYTFAIFFQPGSAQLWSALLPVVLTLIATQQKDTFFANLCYTKWALEAFVIANAQRYSGVWLITRCGSLVKSGYNINDKILCIVVLAVNGVIFRCVAFFCMVIFQKH is encoded by the exons ATGGCGcggcttcttctcctcctccttctctccgCCGctacggccgccgccgccgtcaacCCCCGCCGCTCCCTCGCCGCGCAGACCAGAGGCGACGTGGCGtccttggccgctgggagcccgATGGTGGCGGGGGTCATGAACGACCGCCTCAAGTCCATCACCACCTCATTCGCGCAGCAGATGGGCAGGGAGTTCCACTACTGCATCAAGAACAT GGATGACGAGTGGAACACCGCCTTCAATTTCTCCTCCGATCCCACCTTCCTCACCAACTGCATGAAGGAGACCAACG GAGACCTACCACAGCGTGTGTGCACGGCCGCTGAGATGAAGTTCTACTTTGAAAGCTTCCTCGAAGGCAATGGAAAAAAGAACTACGTCAGACCAAACAAGAACTGCAACCTCACATCATGGATCGATGGCTGTGAGCCTGGATGGGCATGCAGTGCTGGCAAAGAACAGCAGGTCAACTTACAAGATGCTGTCAACTTCCCTTCTAGAACTCTTGATTGTCGAGGTTGCTGTGCTGGCTTCTTTTGCCCTCATGGCCTCACTTGCATGATAC CATGTCCTTTGGGAGCATACTGTCCCGGGTCCACTTTAAATAAAACAACAGGAGTCTGTGATCC GTACAACTATCAGCCACCTCCTGGGAAGCCGAATCATACTTGTGGTGGTGCTGATAGATGGGCAGATGTCGTTAGTACCGATGATGTTTTTTGTCCAGCTGGTTACTACTGTCCAAGCACTATAAAGAAACTCTCTTGTAGTAGTGG GTTTTACTGCAGGAAGGGTTCAACTTCACAAACCA AATGCTTCAATAAGGGCAGCTGTAAACCAAACTCTGTGAATCAGGACATTACCATATTTGGTGCACTGCTAGTG GGTGCCTTGAGCTTAGTGCTGTTGATCATTTACAACTTCTCTGGACAACTTCTAATAAACCGGGAGAAAAAGCAAGCAAAATCTAGGGAGGCTGCTGCAAGACATGCAAGAGAGACTGCACAGGCTCGTGAAAGGTGGAAATCAGCTAAAGATGTCGCAAAAAAGCATGCTGTGGGCCTGCAGTCATCACTGTCCCGCACATTCTCACGCAAAAAGACTCTTAGGACACACGAACCGTCCAAAGGAGGTACCGGTCTGCCTCCAACTGAATCTGATGCTGGGCCATTGAAAGAATCAGGAGGAGATAAGAATAATCTTACTGACATGATGCGCTCACTCGAAGAGAACCCTGAAAAAGGCGAAGGCTTCAATGTTGaaataggagaaaaaaagaagaccaAAGGGAGACATGCGCACACTCAGAGCCAAATTTTCAAGTATGCATACGGACaaattgaaaaggaaaaggcAATGGAACAGCAGAATCAAAATCTTACCTTTTCAGGAGTGATATTGATGGCCACTGAAGACGATATCAAGAAAAGACCCTCAATTGAGATTGCTTTCAAAGACCTTACTCTAACCTTGAAGGGGAGTAAGAAAAAACTTCTAAGATCTGTGACAGGAAAGCTTATGCCTGGTCGGGTAGCTGCTGTGATGGGCCCATCAGGCGCGGGAAAGACCACATTCTTGAGTGCTATCGCTGGTAAGGCAACTGGATGCGAGACAACAGGTATGATACTTATAAATGGGAAATTGGAACCTATTCGTGCATACAAGAGAATCATTGGCTTTGTCCCGCAAGATGATATTGTCCACGGGAATTTGACTGTTCAAGAGAATCTCTGGTTCAATGCAAGATGCAG GCTTTCTGCTGACATGTCAAAAGCTGATAAGGTTCTGGTCGTGGAAAGAGTTATTGAGTCGTTGGGACTGCAAGCAGTTCGTGATTCTTTGGTTGGAACTGTTGAACAGCGTGGCATCTCAGGTGGCCAGCGCAAACGAGTAAATGTAGGGCTAGAAATGGTCATGGAACCCTCCGTGCTTATTTTAGATGAGCCAACATCGGGTTTGGACAGTGCTTCATCCCTGCTTTTACTTCGCGCCCTACGAAGGGAAGCTCTTGAGGGTGTCAACATATCTATGGTCGTTCATCAACCCAG TTATACGCTGTATAAGATGTTCGATGATTTGATACTTCTCGCGAAAGGTGGTATGACTGTGTACCACGGGCCTGTAAAGAAAGTGGAGGAATACTTTGCAGGATTGGGCATTGTTGTGCCGGATCGTGTGAACCCACCAGACTACTATATAGACATCTTGGAAGGAATTGTGAAGCCAAACTCAAATGCACCTGTAAATGTCAAAGATCTCCCTATCAGATGGATGCTGCACAATGGATATGAAGTTCCACGAGATATGCTGCAGAGTGCTTCTGACGCAGAATCATCTTTCAGGGGGGGAGGGGATCATGCCTTAGGTGATGACTCTGGGCAATCTATTGCTGGTGAAGTGTGGGGCAATGTCAGGGACATAGTTGGACAGAAGAAAGATGAGTATGATTACAATAAGTCTTCTGAAAACTTATCGAATCGACGCACTCCTGGGATCCTTAGGCAATACAAATACTACCTGGGGAG GTGTGGCAAGCAGAGGCTTCGTGAGGCTAGAATACAAGGAGTTGACTATCTGATACTGGGTCTTGCTGGTATCTGTTTAGGCACACTAGCAAAAGTGAGCGATGAGACATTTGGAGCACTTGGTTACACATACACTGTCATTGCTGTCT CTCTGCTGTGCAAGATTGGGGCCCTGAGATCATTTTCGCTCGAGAAGATACACTACTGGAGGGAGAGAGACTCTGGCATGAGCTCGCTGGCATACTTCCTGTCGAAAGATACAATAGATCACTTCAACACGATCATCAAGCCAATGGTGTACCTCTCCATGTTTTACTTCTTCAACAACCCAAGGTCGTCAATTTGGGAGAACTACGTGGTTCTTGTGGCGCTTGTCTACTGTGTGACGGGAATCGGCTACACCTTTGCCATCTTCTTCCAGCCTGGTTCCGCACAGCTG TGGTCGGCGCTGCTTCCGGTTGTTCTAACTCTAATAGCAACCCAGCAGAAGGACACCTTCTTTGctaatctgtgctacacaaagtGGGCTCTGGAAGCATTTGTGATTGCGAATGCTCAGAGGTATTCTGGCGTGTGGCTGATAACGCGGTGCGGTTCGCTGGTGAAGAGTGGGTACAACATCAACGACAAGATTCTGTGCATAGTGGTTCTTGCGGTGAACGGGGTGATATTCCGGTGTGTGGCATTCTTCTGCATGGTGATCTTCCAGAAGCACTGA